A single Catharus ustulatus isolate bCatUst1 chromosome 7, bCatUst1.pri.v2, whole genome shotgun sequence DNA region contains:
- the LOC116998870 gene encoding formin-like protein 2 isoform X1 — protein sequence MGNAGSVDAQQTELRAHSVPLKLPMPEPGELEERFAVVLNAMNLPPDKARLLRQYDNEKKWELICDQERFQVKNPPHTYIQKLKGYLDPAVTRKKFRRRVQESTQVLRELEISLRTNHIGWVREFLNEENKGLDVLVEYLSFAQYAVTFDFESLENSVESSMDKSKPWSRSIEDLHRGSNLPSPVGNSISRSGRHSTLRLVSLPDHLELKRCHSCLAATCLWSSFPWRCADGAAARKIPYNTLPSRRTLKNSRLVSKKDDVHVCIMCLRAIMNYQYGFNMVMSHPHAVNEIALSLNNKNPRTKALVLELLAAVCLVRGGHEIILSAFDNFKEVCGEKQRFEKLMEHFRNEDNNIDFMVACMQFINIVVHSVEDMNFRVHLQYEFTKLGLDEYLDKLKHTESDKLQVQIQAYLDNVFDVGALLEDAETKNAALERVEELEENLSHLSEKLQDTENEAMAKIVELEKQLMQRNKELDVIREIYKDANSQVHTLRKMVKEKEEAIQRQSTLEKKIHELEKQGTIKIQKKGDGDISILPVALSSGMVPAGAEAVPGTCATPGAASSVPLPPPPPPLPALPGSPEAVPNGPVAVSVPPPPPPPPPPPPPPPPPPLPGPAPDSAPAPPPPPSAPPLPGTASPTVVFNSGLADGPIKLFSVKIKKPIKTKFRMPVFNWVALKPNQINGTVFNEIDDERILEDLNVDEFEEIFKTKAQGPAMDLTSSKQKIPQKGSNKVTLLDANRAKNLAITLRKAGKTADEICRAIHVFDLKTLPVDFVECLMRFLPTENEVKVLRLYERERKPLENLSDEDRFMMQFSKIERLMQKMTIMAFIGNFAESIQMLTPQLHAIIAASVSIKSSQKLKKILEIILALGNYMNSSKRGAVYGFKLQSLDLLLETKSTDRKQTLLHYISNVVKDKYQHVALFYNELHYVEKAAAVSLENVLLDVKELQRGLELTKREYTMHDHNTMLKDFIQSNEGKLKKLQDDAKIAQDAFDDAVKYFGENPKTTPPSVFFPVFVRFVKAYKQAEEENELRKKQEQALMEKLMEQEALMEQQDQKSPSHKSKRQQQELIAELRRRQVKDNRHVYEGKDGAIEDIITDLRNQPYRRADALRRSVRRRFDEHGLRSNGAELAM from the exons GAGAGATTCCAAGTGAAGAATCCTCCCCACACTTACATCCAGAAGCTGAAGGGATATCTGGACCCAGCAGTGACCAGGAAG AAATTCAGGAGACGAGTCCAGGAGTCCACTCAGGTGCTCCGAGAACTGGAAATTTCCTTGAGGACAAACCACATTGG GTGGGTCAGGGAGTTCCTGAATGAAGAGAACAAGGGCCTGGATGTGCTGGTGGAATACCTGTCCTTTGCCCAGTATGCAGTCAC CTTTGACTTTGAGAGCCTGGAGAACAGCGTGGAGAGCTCCATGGACAAGTCCAAGCCCTGGAGCCGCTCCATCGAGGACCTGCACAGGGGCAGCAATCTGCCCTCCCCCGTTGGGAACAGCATCTCGCGCTCCGGCCGCCACTCCACGCTCCG ATTGGTTTCTCTGCCCGACCACCTTGAGCTCAAGCGCTGCCACAGCTGCTTGGCAGCCACCTGCCTGTGGAGCAGCTTCCCCTGGCGCTGTGCCGACGGCGCTGCCGCGCGGAAAATCCC GTACAACACGCTGCCCAGCAGGAGGACCCTGAAGAACTCGCGGTTGGTGAGCAAGAAGGACGATGTGCACGTGTGCATCATGTGCCTCAGGGCCATCATGAACTACCAG TATGGATTCAACATGGTCATGTCCCATCCTCACGCCGTCAACGAGATTGCACTGAGTTTGAACAACAAGAACCCCAG GACAAAAGCCCTGGTCCTGGAACTGCTGGCAGCAGTTTGCCTTGTCAGAGGGGGCCACGAGATCATCCTGTCTGCATTTGACAACTTTAAGGAG GTGTGTGGGGAGAAGCAGCGCTTTGAGAAGCTCATGGAGCATTTCAGGAATGAAGACAACAACATTGACTTCATG gtggccTGCATGCAGTTCATCAACATCGTGGTGCACTCCGTGGAGGACATGAACTTCCGAGTGCACCTGCAGTACGAGTTCACCAAGCTGGGCCTGGACGAGTACCTGGAT aagctgaagCACACAGAGAGTGACAAGCTGCAGGTGCAGATCCAGGCTTACCTGGACAATGTGTTTGATGtgggggctctgctggaggaCGCCGAGACCAAGAACGCGGCGCTGGAGAgggtggaggagctggaggaaaacCTTTCCCAC TTATCTGAAAAACTCCAGGACACAGAGAACGAAGCCATGGCCAAAATTGTGgaactggaaaagcagctgatgCAAAGGAACAAAGAACTGGACGTGATCAGG GAGATCTACAAGGATGCCAACAGCCAGGTTCACACCCTGAGGAAGATggtgaaggagaaggaggaggccATCCAGCGTCAGTCCACGCTGGAGAAGAAGATCCACGAGCTGGAGAAGCAGGGAACCATCAAGATCCAGAAGaaaggggatggggacatcTCCATCCTGCCCGtggccctgagctctgggatggtgccagcaggagcagaggcagtgccaggcacCTGTGCCACACCTGGAGCTGCCTCCTCAGTGCCACTGCCTCCGCCCCCACCCCCCCTGCCCGCCCTGCCAGGCTCACCCGaggcag TGCCCAACGGCCCCGTGGCAGTGTCTGTGccacctccacctcctcctccacctcctcctccccctcctcctcctcctcctcctctcccaggtCCAGCTCCAGACTCGGCTCCGgcgccgcctccgccgcccTCGGCTCCCCCCCTGCCCGGCACAGCCTCACCCACCGTGGTCTTCAACTCTGGCCTGGCAG ATGGGCCCATCAAGCTCTTCT ctgtgaaGATCAAGAAGCCCATCAAGACCAAGTTCCGCATGCCCGTCTTCAACTGGGTGGCGCTGAAACCCAACCAGATCAACGGCACGGTGTTCAACGAGATCGACGACGAGCGCATTCTCGAG gaTCTAAACGTGGATGAATTCGAGgaaatattcaaaacaaaagCCCAGGGCCCAGCCATGGACCTGACTTCCAGCAAGCAGAAGATCCCTCAGAAAGGATCCAACAAAGTCACTCTGCTGGATGCCAACAGAGCCAAGAACTTGGCCATCACCCTGCGGAAAGCCGGGAAAACGGCGGACGAGATCTGCAGGGCCATCCACGT CTTTGACCTGAAGACGCTGCCGGTGGATTTTGTGGAGTGCCTGATGCGCTTCCTGCCCACGGAGAACGAGGTGAAGGTGCTGAGGCTCTACGAGAGGGAGAGGAAGCCCCTGGAGAACCTGTCAGATGAGGACAGGTTCATGATGCAGTTCAGCAAGATCGAGAGGCTCATGCAGAAAATGACCATCATGGCCTTCATCGGCAACTTCGCCGAGAGCATCCAGATGCTCACCCCG CAACTCCACGCCATCATCGCTGCCTCTGTGTCCATAAAGTCATCccaaaaactgaagaaaatccTGGAG ATCATCCTGGCTCTTGGCAATTACATGAACAGCAGCAAACGAGGGGCTGTCTATGGATTTAAGCTGCAGAGTTTAGACCTG ctcctggagacGAAGTCGACGGACCGGAAGCAGACGCTGCTGCACTACATCTCCAACGTGGTGAAGGACAAGTACCAGCACGTGGCCCTGTTCTACAACGAGCTGCACTACgtggagaaggcagcagcag tgtccctggagAACGTCCTGCTGGATGTGAAGGAGCTGCAGCGGGGCCTGGAGCTCACCAAGCGCGAGTACACCATGCATGACCACAACACCATGCTCAAGGACTTCATCCAGAGCAACGAGGGCAAGCTCAAGAAGCTGCAGGACGATGCCAAAATAGCCCAG GATGCCTTTGATGatgctgtgaaatattttggggAGAATCCCAAGACAACCCCACCCTCGGTATTCTTCCCGGTGTTTGTCCGCTTTGTGAAGGCCTACAAG caagcagaggaggaaaacgAGCTGAGGAAAAAACAGGAGCAGGCCTTAATGGAAAAACTCATGGAGCAAGAAGCGTtgatggagcagcaggaccaAAAG TCCCCCTCCCACAAGAGCaagcggcagcagcaggagctgatcGCGGAGCTGCGGCGCCGGCAGGTCAAGGACAACCGGCACGTGTACGAGGGCAAGGACGGGGCCATCGAGGACATCATCACAG
- the LOC116998870 gene encoding formin-like protein 2 isoform X3 produces MGNAGSVDAQQTELRAHSVPLKLPMPEPGELEERFAVVLNAMNLPPDKARLLRQYDNEKKWELICDQERFQVKNPPHTYIQKLKGYLDPAVTRKKFRRRVQESTQVLRELEISLRTNHIGWVREFLNEENKGLDVLVEYLSFAQYAVTFDFESLENSVESSMDKSKPWSRSIEDLHRGSNLPSPVGNSISRSGRHSTLRLVSLPDHLELKRCHSCLAATCLWSSFPWRCADGAAARKIPYNTLPSRRTLKNSRLVSKKDDVHVCIMCLRAIMNYQYGFNMVMSHPHAVNEIALSLNNKNPRTKALVLELLAAVCLVRGGHEIILSAFDNFKEVCGEKQRFEKLMEHFRNEDNNIDFMVACMQFINIVVHSVEDMNFRVHLQYEFTKLGLDEYLDKLKHTESDKLQVQIQAYLDNVFDVGALLEDAETKNAALERVEELEENLSHLSEKLQDTENEAMAKIVELEKQLMQRNKELDVIREIYKDANSQVHTLRKMVKEKEEAIQRQSTLEKKIHELEKQGTIKIQKKGDGDISILPVALSSGMVPAGAEAVPGTCATPGAASSVPLPPPPPPLPALPGSPEAVPNGPVAVSVPPPPPPPPPPPPPPPPPPLPGPAPDSAPAPPPPPSAPPLPGTASPTVVFNSGLAAVKIKKPIKTKFRMPVFNWVALKPNQINGTVFNEIDDERILEDLNVDEFEEIFKTKAQGPAMDLTSSKQKIPQKGSNKVTLLDANRAKNLAITLRKAGKTADEICRAIHVFDLKTLPVDFVECLMRFLPTENEVKVLRLYERERKPLENLSDEDRFMMQFSKIERLMQKMTIMAFIGNFAESIQMLTPQLHAIIAASVSIKSSQKLKKILEIILALGNYMNSSKRGAVYGFKLQSLDLLLETKSTDRKQTLLHYISNVVKDKYQHVALFYNELHYVEKAAAVSLENVLLDVKELQRGLELTKREYTMHDHNTMLKDFIQSNEGKLKKLQDDAKIAQDAFDDAVKYFGENPKTTPPSVFFPVFVRFVKAYKQAEEENELRKKQEQALMEKLMEQEALMEQQDQKSPSHKSKRQQQELIAELRRRQVKDNRHVYEGKDGAIEDIITDLRNQPYRRADALRRSVRRRFDEHGLRSNGAELAM; encoded by the exons GAGAGATTCCAAGTGAAGAATCCTCCCCACACTTACATCCAGAAGCTGAAGGGATATCTGGACCCAGCAGTGACCAGGAAG AAATTCAGGAGACGAGTCCAGGAGTCCACTCAGGTGCTCCGAGAACTGGAAATTTCCTTGAGGACAAACCACATTGG GTGGGTCAGGGAGTTCCTGAATGAAGAGAACAAGGGCCTGGATGTGCTGGTGGAATACCTGTCCTTTGCCCAGTATGCAGTCAC CTTTGACTTTGAGAGCCTGGAGAACAGCGTGGAGAGCTCCATGGACAAGTCCAAGCCCTGGAGCCGCTCCATCGAGGACCTGCACAGGGGCAGCAATCTGCCCTCCCCCGTTGGGAACAGCATCTCGCGCTCCGGCCGCCACTCCACGCTCCG ATTGGTTTCTCTGCCCGACCACCTTGAGCTCAAGCGCTGCCACAGCTGCTTGGCAGCCACCTGCCTGTGGAGCAGCTTCCCCTGGCGCTGTGCCGACGGCGCTGCCGCGCGGAAAATCCC GTACAACACGCTGCCCAGCAGGAGGACCCTGAAGAACTCGCGGTTGGTGAGCAAGAAGGACGATGTGCACGTGTGCATCATGTGCCTCAGGGCCATCATGAACTACCAG TATGGATTCAACATGGTCATGTCCCATCCTCACGCCGTCAACGAGATTGCACTGAGTTTGAACAACAAGAACCCCAG GACAAAAGCCCTGGTCCTGGAACTGCTGGCAGCAGTTTGCCTTGTCAGAGGGGGCCACGAGATCATCCTGTCTGCATTTGACAACTTTAAGGAG GTGTGTGGGGAGAAGCAGCGCTTTGAGAAGCTCATGGAGCATTTCAGGAATGAAGACAACAACATTGACTTCATG gtggccTGCATGCAGTTCATCAACATCGTGGTGCACTCCGTGGAGGACATGAACTTCCGAGTGCACCTGCAGTACGAGTTCACCAAGCTGGGCCTGGACGAGTACCTGGAT aagctgaagCACACAGAGAGTGACAAGCTGCAGGTGCAGATCCAGGCTTACCTGGACAATGTGTTTGATGtgggggctctgctggaggaCGCCGAGACCAAGAACGCGGCGCTGGAGAgggtggaggagctggaggaaaacCTTTCCCAC TTATCTGAAAAACTCCAGGACACAGAGAACGAAGCCATGGCCAAAATTGTGgaactggaaaagcagctgatgCAAAGGAACAAAGAACTGGACGTGATCAGG GAGATCTACAAGGATGCCAACAGCCAGGTTCACACCCTGAGGAAGATggtgaaggagaaggaggaggccATCCAGCGTCAGTCCACGCTGGAGAAGAAGATCCACGAGCTGGAGAAGCAGGGAACCATCAAGATCCAGAAGaaaggggatggggacatcTCCATCCTGCCCGtggccctgagctctgggatggtgccagcaggagcagaggcagtgccaggcacCTGTGCCACACCTGGAGCTGCCTCCTCAGTGCCACTGCCTCCGCCCCCACCCCCCCTGCCCGCCCTGCCAGGCTCACCCGaggcag TGCCCAACGGCCCCGTGGCAGTGTCTGTGccacctccacctcctcctccacctcctcctccccctcctcctcctcctcctcctctcccaggtCCAGCTCCAGACTCGGCTCCGgcgccgcctccgccgcccTCGGCTCCCCCCCTGCCCGGCACAGCCTCACCCACCGTGGTCTTCAACTCTGGCCTGGCAG ctgtgaaGATCAAGAAGCCCATCAAGACCAAGTTCCGCATGCCCGTCTTCAACTGGGTGGCGCTGAAACCCAACCAGATCAACGGCACGGTGTTCAACGAGATCGACGACGAGCGCATTCTCGAG gaTCTAAACGTGGATGAATTCGAGgaaatattcaaaacaaaagCCCAGGGCCCAGCCATGGACCTGACTTCCAGCAAGCAGAAGATCCCTCAGAAAGGATCCAACAAAGTCACTCTGCTGGATGCCAACAGAGCCAAGAACTTGGCCATCACCCTGCGGAAAGCCGGGAAAACGGCGGACGAGATCTGCAGGGCCATCCACGT CTTTGACCTGAAGACGCTGCCGGTGGATTTTGTGGAGTGCCTGATGCGCTTCCTGCCCACGGAGAACGAGGTGAAGGTGCTGAGGCTCTACGAGAGGGAGAGGAAGCCCCTGGAGAACCTGTCAGATGAGGACAGGTTCATGATGCAGTTCAGCAAGATCGAGAGGCTCATGCAGAAAATGACCATCATGGCCTTCATCGGCAACTTCGCCGAGAGCATCCAGATGCTCACCCCG CAACTCCACGCCATCATCGCTGCCTCTGTGTCCATAAAGTCATCccaaaaactgaagaaaatccTGGAG ATCATCCTGGCTCTTGGCAATTACATGAACAGCAGCAAACGAGGGGCTGTCTATGGATTTAAGCTGCAGAGTTTAGACCTG ctcctggagacGAAGTCGACGGACCGGAAGCAGACGCTGCTGCACTACATCTCCAACGTGGTGAAGGACAAGTACCAGCACGTGGCCCTGTTCTACAACGAGCTGCACTACgtggagaaggcagcagcag tgtccctggagAACGTCCTGCTGGATGTGAAGGAGCTGCAGCGGGGCCTGGAGCTCACCAAGCGCGAGTACACCATGCATGACCACAACACCATGCTCAAGGACTTCATCCAGAGCAACGAGGGCAAGCTCAAGAAGCTGCAGGACGATGCCAAAATAGCCCAG GATGCCTTTGATGatgctgtgaaatattttggggAGAATCCCAAGACAACCCCACCCTCGGTATTCTTCCCGGTGTTTGTCCGCTTTGTGAAGGCCTACAAG caagcagaggaggaaaacgAGCTGAGGAAAAAACAGGAGCAGGCCTTAATGGAAAAACTCATGGAGCAAGAAGCGTtgatggagcagcaggaccaAAAG TCCCCCTCCCACAAGAGCaagcggcagcagcaggagctgatcGCGGAGCTGCGGCGCCGGCAGGTCAAGGACAACCGGCACGTGTACGAGGGCAAGGACGGGGCCATCGAGGACATCATCACAG
- the LOC116998870 gene encoding formin-like protein 2 isoform X5 produces MGNAGSVDAQQTELRAHSVPLKLPMPEPGELEERFAVVLNAMNLPPDKARLLRQYDNEKKWELICDQERFQVKNPPHTYIQKLKGYLDPAVTRKKFRRRVQESTQVLRELEISLRTNHIGWVREFLNEENKGLDVLVEYLSFAQYAVTFDFESLENSVESSMDKSKPWSRSIEDLHRGSNLPSPVGNSISRSGRHSTLRYNTLPSRRTLKNSRLVSKKDDVHVCIMCLRAIMNYQYGFNMVMSHPHAVNEIALSLNNKNPRTKALVLELLAAVCLVRGGHEIILSAFDNFKEVCGEKQRFEKLMEHFRNEDNNIDFMVACMQFINIVVHSVEDMNFRVHLQYEFTKLGLDEYLDKLKHTESDKLQVQIQAYLDNVFDVGALLEDAETKNAALERVEELEENLSHLSEKLQDTENEAMAKIVELEKQLMQRNKELDVIREIYKDANSQVHTLRKMVKEKEEAIQRQSTLEKKIHELEKQGTIKIQKKGDGDISILPVALSSGMVPAGAEAVPGTCATPGAASSVPLPPPPPPLPALPGSPEAVPNGPVAVSVPPPPPPPPPPPPPPPPPPLPGPAPDSAPAPPPPPSAPPLPGTASPTVVFNSGLADGPIKLFSVKIKKPIKTKFRMPVFNWVALKPNQINGTVFNEIDDERILEDLNVDEFEEIFKTKAQGPAMDLTSSKQKIPQKGSNKVTLLDANRAKNLAITLRKAGKTADEICRAIHVFDLKTLPVDFVECLMRFLPTENEVKVLRLYERERKPLENLSDEDRFMMQFSKIERLMQKMTIMAFIGNFAESIQMLTPQLHAIIAASVSIKSSQKLKKILEIILALGNYMNSSKRGAVYGFKLQSLDLLLETKSTDRKQTLLHYISNVVKDKYQHVALFYNELHYVEKAAAVSLENVLLDVKELQRGLELTKREYTMHDHNTMLKDFIQSNEGKLKKLQDDAKIAQDAFDDAVKYFGENPKTTPPSVFFPVFVRFVKAYKQAEEENELRKKQEQALMEKLMEQEALMEQQDQKSPSHKSKRQQQELIAELRRRQVKDNRHVYEGKDGAIEDIITDLRNQPYRRADALRRSVRRRFDEHGLRSNGAELAM; encoded by the exons GAGAGATTCCAAGTGAAGAATCCTCCCCACACTTACATCCAGAAGCTGAAGGGATATCTGGACCCAGCAGTGACCAGGAAG AAATTCAGGAGACGAGTCCAGGAGTCCACTCAGGTGCTCCGAGAACTGGAAATTTCCTTGAGGACAAACCACATTGG GTGGGTCAGGGAGTTCCTGAATGAAGAGAACAAGGGCCTGGATGTGCTGGTGGAATACCTGTCCTTTGCCCAGTATGCAGTCAC CTTTGACTTTGAGAGCCTGGAGAACAGCGTGGAGAGCTCCATGGACAAGTCCAAGCCCTGGAGCCGCTCCATCGAGGACCTGCACAGGGGCAGCAATCTGCCCTCCCCCGTTGGGAACAGCATCTCGCGCTCCGGCCGCCACTCCACGCTCCG GTACAACACGCTGCCCAGCAGGAGGACCCTGAAGAACTCGCGGTTGGTGAGCAAGAAGGACGATGTGCACGTGTGCATCATGTGCCTCAGGGCCATCATGAACTACCAG TATGGATTCAACATGGTCATGTCCCATCCTCACGCCGTCAACGAGATTGCACTGAGTTTGAACAACAAGAACCCCAG GACAAAAGCCCTGGTCCTGGAACTGCTGGCAGCAGTTTGCCTTGTCAGAGGGGGCCACGAGATCATCCTGTCTGCATTTGACAACTTTAAGGAG GTGTGTGGGGAGAAGCAGCGCTTTGAGAAGCTCATGGAGCATTTCAGGAATGAAGACAACAACATTGACTTCATG gtggccTGCATGCAGTTCATCAACATCGTGGTGCACTCCGTGGAGGACATGAACTTCCGAGTGCACCTGCAGTACGAGTTCACCAAGCTGGGCCTGGACGAGTACCTGGAT aagctgaagCACACAGAGAGTGACAAGCTGCAGGTGCAGATCCAGGCTTACCTGGACAATGTGTTTGATGtgggggctctgctggaggaCGCCGAGACCAAGAACGCGGCGCTGGAGAgggtggaggagctggaggaaaacCTTTCCCAC TTATCTGAAAAACTCCAGGACACAGAGAACGAAGCCATGGCCAAAATTGTGgaactggaaaagcagctgatgCAAAGGAACAAAGAACTGGACGTGATCAGG GAGATCTACAAGGATGCCAACAGCCAGGTTCACACCCTGAGGAAGATggtgaaggagaaggaggaggccATCCAGCGTCAGTCCACGCTGGAGAAGAAGATCCACGAGCTGGAGAAGCAGGGAACCATCAAGATCCAGAAGaaaggggatggggacatcTCCATCCTGCCCGtggccctgagctctgggatggtgccagcaggagcagaggcagtgccaggcacCTGTGCCACACCTGGAGCTGCCTCCTCAGTGCCACTGCCTCCGCCCCCACCCCCCCTGCCCGCCCTGCCAGGCTCACCCGaggcag TGCCCAACGGCCCCGTGGCAGTGTCTGTGccacctccacctcctcctccacctcctcctccccctcctcctcctcctcctcctctcccaggtCCAGCTCCAGACTCGGCTCCGgcgccgcctccgccgcccTCGGCTCCCCCCCTGCCCGGCACAGCCTCACCCACCGTGGTCTTCAACTCTGGCCTGGCAG ATGGGCCCATCAAGCTCTTCT ctgtgaaGATCAAGAAGCCCATCAAGACCAAGTTCCGCATGCCCGTCTTCAACTGGGTGGCGCTGAAACCCAACCAGATCAACGGCACGGTGTTCAACGAGATCGACGACGAGCGCATTCTCGAG gaTCTAAACGTGGATGAATTCGAGgaaatattcaaaacaaaagCCCAGGGCCCAGCCATGGACCTGACTTCCAGCAAGCAGAAGATCCCTCAGAAAGGATCCAACAAAGTCACTCTGCTGGATGCCAACAGAGCCAAGAACTTGGCCATCACCCTGCGGAAAGCCGGGAAAACGGCGGACGAGATCTGCAGGGCCATCCACGT CTTTGACCTGAAGACGCTGCCGGTGGATTTTGTGGAGTGCCTGATGCGCTTCCTGCCCACGGAGAACGAGGTGAAGGTGCTGAGGCTCTACGAGAGGGAGAGGAAGCCCCTGGAGAACCTGTCAGATGAGGACAGGTTCATGATGCAGTTCAGCAAGATCGAGAGGCTCATGCAGAAAATGACCATCATGGCCTTCATCGGCAACTTCGCCGAGAGCATCCAGATGCTCACCCCG CAACTCCACGCCATCATCGCTGCCTCTGTGTCCATAAAGTCATCccaaaaactgaagaaaatccTGGAG ATCATCCTGGCTCTTGGCAATTACATGAACAGCAGCAAACGAGGGGCTGTCTATGGATTTAAGCTGCAGAGTTTAGACCTG ctcctggagacGAAGTCGACGGACCGGAAGCAGACGCTGCTGCACTACATCTCCAACGTGGTGAAGGACAAGTACCAGCACGTGGCCCTGTTCTACAACGAGCTGCACTACgtggagaaggcagcagcag tgtccctggagAACGTCCTGCTGGATGTGAAGGAGCTGCAGCGGGGCCTGGAGCTCACCAAGCGCGAGTACACCATGCATGACCACAACACCATGCTCAAGGACTTCATCCAGAGCAACGAGGGCAAGCTCAAGAAGCTGCAGGACGATGCCAAAATAGCCCAG GATGCCTTTGATGatgctgtgaaatattttggggAGAATCCCAAGACAACCCCACCCTCGGTATTCTTCCCGGTGTTTGTCCGCTTTGTGAAGGCCTACAAG caagcagaggaggaaaacgAGCTGAGGAAAAAACAGGAGCAGGCCTTAATGGAAAAACTCATGGAGCAAGAAGCGTtgatggagcagcaggaccaAAAG TCCCCCTCCCACAAGAGCaagcggcagcagcaggagctgatcGCGGAGCTGCGGCGCCGGCAGGTCAAGGACAACCGGCACGTGTACGAGGGCAAGGACGGGGCCATCGAGGACATCATCACAG